From the genome of Leishmania donovani BPK282A1 complete genome, chromosome 12, one region includes:
- a CDS encoding vacuolar ATP synthase subunit, putative → MANSVRYRNGEQRIVGIIGDEDTVTGFLLAGVGDNRVMPNQRENPGEGQQSGLQPNYYVVTPSTPLSEIEEAFTTMCGRKDIGIIIICQHIANDIRHLVEEYNTVIPCILEIPSKGQKYDAEKDFVLEKITRALGIR, encoded by the coding sequence ATGGCAAATTCTGTCCGCTACCGCAACGGTGAACAGCGCATCGTCGGCATCATCGGCGACGAAGATACAGTCACCGGGTTTCTTCTTGCTGGAGTTGGCGACAACCGAGTGATGCCTAACCAAAGGGAGAATCCAGGCGAAGGCCAGCAAAGCGGGCTTCAACCAAACTACTATGTTGTGACCCCATCGACGCCTCTGTCGGAGATCGAAGAAGCGTTTACAACGATGTGTGGACGAAAGGATATTGGAATCATCATCATCTGCCAGCATATAGCCAACGATATTCGCCATCTTGTGGAGGAATACAACACTGTGATTCCTTGCATCTTGGAGATTCCAAGCAAGGGGCAAAAGTATGACGCCGAAAAAGATTTTGTGCTGGAGAAGATCACTCGTGCGCTGGGTATTCGGTAG
- a CDS encoding glucose-6-phosphate isomerase yields MSDYLSKLKEHVLESTEVNGCTPSMATSTFNAPYEVARRTKVLGATDSSLLSLPAWKRLQSLYEKHGNESILSHFENDHQRFGRYSIEVGLHSEENFLFLDYSKSHINDEIKDALVALAEERGVRAFAKAMFDGQRVNSTENRAVLHVALRNRSNRPIIVDGKDVMTDVNNVLAQMKDFTEKVRSGEWKGQTGKSISNIVNIGIGGSDLGPVMVTEALKPFSKRDMHCFFVSNVDGTHMAEVLKQVNLEETIFIIASKTFTTQETLTNAMSARNALMDYLKANNISTDGAVAKHFVALSTNTEKVREFGIDTVNMFVFWDWVGGRYSVWSAIGLSVMLSIGYDNFVEFLTGAHVMDNHFASAPTEQNLPMMLALVGIWYNNFFGAETEAVLPYDQYLWRLPAYLQQLDMESNGKGVTKKSGAVAVQTGPIIFGEAGTNGQHAFYQLIHQGTKIIPCDFIGCVQTQNRVGDHHRILMSNFFAQTEALMVGKSAEEVRQELAKSGMSDEAIQSMIPHKTFTGNRPSNSILVNALTPRALGAIIAMYEHKVLVQGAIWGINSYDQWGVELGKVLAKSILPQLKSGNIVSDHDGSTNGLINMFNTRAHL; encoded by the coding sequence ATGAGCGATTATCTTTCGAAGTTGAAGGAGCACGTGCTGGAGAGCACCGAAGTCAATGGATGCACACCGAGCATGGCCACTTCGACTTTCAATGCCCCGTATGAGGTTGCACGCAGGACCAAGGTGCTGGGAGCCACGGACAGCAGCCTGTTGAGCTTGCCTGCGTGGAAGCGCTTGCAGTCCCTGTACGAGAAGCACGGCAACGAGTCCATCCTTTCTCATTTTGAGAACGATCATCAGCGCTTTGGGCGGTACTCGATTGAGGTTGGCCTGCACAGCGAGGAAAAtttcctcttcctcgacTACTCCAAGTCGCACATCAACGACGAGATCAAGGATGCGTTGGTTGCGCTGGCCGAGGAACGTGGAGTGCGGGCGTTCGCCAAGGCTATGTTTGATGGGCAGCGGGTGAACTCTACTGAGAACCGCGCCGTGTTGcatgtggcgctgcgcaatCGCAGTAACCGCCCGATCATTGTTGACGGGAAGGATGTGATGACCGATGTGAACAATGTGCTTGCCCAAATGAAGGACTTCACCGAAAAGGTCCGCAGCGGAGAGTGGAAGGGTCAGACGGGCAAGAGCATTTCCAACATAGTCAACATCGGGattggcggcagcgacctTGGCCCGGTCATGGTGACCGAGGCACTGAAGCCGTTCTCCAAGCGCGACATGCACTGCTTTTTTGTGTCCAACGTCGATGGCACACACATGGCTGAGGTTCTGAAGCAGGTGAACCTGGAGGAGACCATCTTCATCATTGCAAGCAAGACGTTCACTACACAAGAAACGCTGACGAATGCCATGTCTGCACGCAACGCGCTCATGGACTACCTCAAAGCAAACAACATCTCGACGGATGGCGCCGTTGCAAAGCATTTTGTTGCCCTATCGACCAACACGGAAAAGGTTCGCGAGTTTGGCATTGATACCGTCAACATGTTTGTGTTCTGGGACTGGGTCGGTGGTCGCTACTCTGTGTGGTCCGCCATCGGTCTCTCCGTGATGCTTTCGATTGGCTACGACAACTTTGTGGAGTTCCTGACTGGCGCGCACGTGATGGATAACCACTTTGCGTCTGCACCGACGGAGCAGAACCTGCCGATGATGCTGGCTTTGGTCGGCATCTGGTACAACAACTTTTTCGGCGCGGAgacagaggcggtgctgccgtaCGACCAGTACCTGTGGCGTCTGCCGGCCTACCTTCAGCAGCTCGACATGGAGAGCAACGGCAAGGGCGTGACCAAGAAGTCTGGTGCAGTGGCTGTGCAGACGGGCCCCATTATCTTCGGTGAGGCCGGCACAAATGGTCAACATGCATTCTACCAGCTCATTCACCAGGGCACCAAGATCATCCCGTGCGATTTCATTGGCTGCGTCCAAACACAGAACCGTGTGGGCGACCACCACCGGATCCTGATGAGCAACTTTTTCGCGCAGACGGAGGCGCTCATGGTAGGAAAGAGTGCGGAGGAGGTCCGCCAGGAGCTGGCCAAGTCTGGTATGTCGGATGAGGCCATTCAGAGTATGATTCCGCACAAAACGTTTACGGGAAACCGTCCCAGCAACTCGATCCTGGTGAATGCTCTTACTCCGCGTGCGCTGGGTGCTATCATCGCCATGTACGAGCACAAGGTTCTCGTCCAGGGCGCGATCTGGGGCATCAACAGCTATGACCAGTGGGGTGTGGAGCTTGGCAAGGTGCTTGCCAAGTCTATCTTGCCGCAACTCAAGTCCGGCAACATCGTCTCCGATCACGACGGCTCTACGAACGGCCTGATCAACATGTTcaacacgcgcgcacatctgTGA